The following proteins are encoded in a genomic region of Arachis ipaensis cultivar K30076 chromosome B02, Araip1.1, whole genome shotgun sequence:
- the LOC107627425 gene encoding cytochrome P450 93A2-like, which produces MEEFQAYIQLFLIWLISTIVIRAILTRHRNNEKEHHQNPPSPPSLPIIGHLHLISSLQHQTLHNLSARYGPIFQILLGSFPCIVVSVPEIAKEFLKTHDSSFSGRFIKSSAEYYITYGLKGLVLTPYGSYFKFMKKLCMAELLGKRTLDQLLPLRREEILRFLKVLQKKGEAGEKVDVSGEIITLTNNVISRMTMSVRCCEEGGDGLVDSEEIRKMVKDIMENAGKFNNISDFIWLFKNWDLHGKNKRVKEIRKRFDSMIERVIREHELAKKKMKEEGDTGGRVKDLLDILLDILEDNKKIDEIQLTKENIKALILDIFVAGTDTSATNIEWALAELINNPHVMEKARKEIDLITANNRLIQESDLTNLPYLQAIVKETLRLHPVLPLIARQSTSETSVNVCGYEIASKSLLFINLWSMGRNPKIWENPLEFRPERFIDDERQLSDLRGQNFQLLPFGTGRRVCPGASLALLTVPATLAAMIQCFEWKVDGNVSMEEQPHSGITLARAHPLICVPIPRFRQLSYLGEN; this is translated from the exons ATGGAAGAATTCCAAGCGTACATCCAACTTTTTCTAATTTGGCTAATCTCCACAATTGTGATTCGAGCTATTCTCACAAGACACCGCAACAATGAAAAGGAGCATCATCAAAATCCACCAAGTCCACCATCACTACCCATCATTGGACACCTTCACTTAATCTCTTCATTACAACATCAAACCTTGCACAATCTCTCAGCCCGCTATGGACCTATCTTTCAAATCTTGCTCGGCTCATTTCCTTGTATAGTAGTTTCTGTGCCAGAAATTGCCAAAGAATTTCTCAAAACTCATGATTCTTCCTTCTCTGGCCGTTTCATCAAGTCGAGCGCAGAATATTATATAACTTATGGTTTAAAGGGGCTGGTACTCACCCCTTACGGAAGCTACTTCAAGTTCATGAAGAAGCTCTGCATGGCAGAGCTTCTTGGCAAAAGAACCCTAGACCAACTTCTTCCTTTAAGACGTGAAGAAATTCTGAGGTTCCTCAAAGTCTTGCAGAAGAAAGGGGAAGCTGGAGAAAAGGTTGATGTTAGTGGTGAAATCATTACTCTCACTAATAATGTCATTTCAAGAATGACAATGAGCGTAAGGTGTTGCGAAGAAGGAGGCGACGGTTTAGTTGACAGTGAAGAGATAAGAAAGATGGTGAAAGACATTATGGAGAATGCTGGAAAGTTTAATAATATTTCAGATTTTATTTGGTTATTTAAGAATTGGGACTTGCACGGGAAAAATAAGAGGGTTAAGGAGATTAGGAAGAGATTTGATTCAATGATAGAAAGAGTCATTAGGGAGCATGAATTGgccaagaagaaaatgaaggaagAAGGAGATACAGGTGGGAGAGTGAAGGATCTACTTGATATTTTGTTGGACATACTTGAAGATAATAAGAAAATTGATGAGATACAATTAACTAAAGAGAATATCAAGGCTCTCATCTTG GACATATTTGTGGCAGGAACTGACACATCAGCTACAAACATCGAATGGGCTCTAGCAGAATTGATCAACAACCCGCATGTGATggaaaaagcaagaaaagaaatcGATTTAATAACTGCGAACAATAGATTAATACAAGAGTCGGATCTCACTAATCTTCCTTACTTACAAGCCATAGTTAAAGAAACACTAAGACTTCACCCTGTACTTCCACTTATAGCAAGACAATCAACCTCTGAGACCTCTGTTAATGTCTGTGGCtatgaaattgcatcaaagtccttattatttattaatttatggtCTATGGGTAGAAACCCCAAGATTTGGGAGAATCCACTTGAGTTTAGGCCTGAGAGGTTCATTGATGATGAAAGACAATTATCAGATTTAAGgggtcaaaattttcaattattacCATTTGGGACTGGAAGAAGAGTGTGTCCTGGAGCTTCACTAGCACTTCTAACTGTACCTGCTACTCTTGCTGCCATGATTCAATGCTTTGAATGGAAGGTTGATGGGAATGTTAGTATGGAAGAGCAACCTCACAGTGGCATCACACTTGCTAGGGCTCATCCTTTAATTTGTGTTCCTATACCTCGCTTTCGTCAATTGAGCTATCTTGGAGAAAATTAG